A single genomic interval of Thermodesulfobacteriota bacterium harbors:
- the nadD gene encoding nicotinate-nucleotide adenylyltransferase: MRVAIIGGTFNPIHTGHLRLAEEVREGLGFARVIFIPVCLPPHKDGEGIPPAAERLDMVRLAIEGNPAFEASDIEIKRGGRSYTVETVKALGEDGTGLEPAIVVGADSFNEITTWCEYEKLFTLADFVVVPRPGHAAKKIAEVVPVELARKFCYDAEKEAYVSSYGHSVTYFDTTLMDISSSDIRRRVAAGMSIRYLVPPGVEEYILGKGLYK, translated from the coding sequence ATGCGCGTGGCGATAATAGGAGGCACCTTCAACCCCATACACACGGGCCACCTGAGGCTCGCCGAGGAGGTCCGCGAAGGACTCGGCTTTGCACGGGTCATATTTATCCCCGTCTGCCTGCCCCCGCATAAGGACGGCGAGGGGATACCGCCCGCAGCCGAGCGCCTCGATATGGTCCGGCTCGCAATAGAGGGCAACCCCGCCTTCGAGGCCTCGGATATCGAGATAAAGAGAGGGGGCAGGTCGTACACCGTGGAGACCGTAAAGGCGCTTGGCGAGGACGGAACAGGACTCGAACCCGCCATAGTGGTGGGCGCCGACTCCTTTAACGAGATAACCACCTGGTGCGAGTACGAAAAACTTTTTACGCTCGCGGACTTCGTGGTGGTCCCAAGGCCCGGCCACGCGGCGAAGAAGATAGCCGAGGTGGTTCCTGTTGAATTGGCGCGGAAGTTCTGCTATGATGCGGAGAAGGAGGCCTACGTGAGCTCCTACGGGCATTCCGTGACCTATTTCGACACGACGCTCATGGACATATCCTCTTCGGATATACGCAGGAGGGTGGCGGCGGGGATGTCGATAAGGTACCTTGTGCCCCCGGGGGTGGAGGAATATATCCTCGGGAAAGGTCTCTATAAGTAA
- the arsS gene encoding arsenosugar biosynthesis radical SAM (seleno)protein ArsS (Some members of this family are selenoproteins.), which yields MDIHSSSEDISSHTFDGSLVEAGLRPLAATGLSTLQVNVGKLCNKSCRHCHVGGGAGMEEVMTRETFNACLDALSSGGLSVVDITGGAPEMNPSYRWFVESCRGMGGMGLHVKTRTNLTIMLEDGYTELPAFFAENSVEVIASLPCYSEGTTDEVRGKGTFRGSLEALSRLNQAGYGKEGSGLLLNLVYNPSGAFLPPVQSELEAAFRRELLERYDISFNGLFVLTNMPVGRFADSLEASGSLDGYRESLVSSFNPVAAENVMCRTTVSVGWDGSLYDCDFNQMLRLGCASGAPGHIREFDRAGLKGRRIVTGPHCYGCTAGAGSSCGGQTV from the coding sequence ATGGATATCCATTCCAGTTCCGAGGACATTTCGAGCCATACTTTTGACGGTTCTTTGGTTGAGGCCGGGCTCCGGCCCCTTGCGGCCACCGGCCTCTCCACCCTGCAGGTGAACGTCGGGAAACTCTGCAACAAGTCCTGCCGCCACTGCCACGTCGGGGGGGGGGCGGGGATGGAAGAGGTGATGACCAGGGAGACCTTCAACGCCTGTCTCGATGCCCTCTCTTCCGGCGGCCTCTCGGTCGTAGACATAACCGGCGGAGCGCCGGAGATGAACCCGAGCTACAGGTGGTTCGTCGAGAGCTGCCGGGGGATGGGGGGGATGGGCCTCCACGTGAAGACGCGCACCAACCTGACGATAATGCTCGAAGACGGCTATACGGAGCTGCCCGCCTTCTTCGCGGAAAACTCGGTCGAGGTGATCGCCTCCCTGCCGTGCTACAGTGAAGGCACTACCGACGAGGTCAGAGGGAAGGGGACCTTCCGCGGGTCGCTGGAGGCGTTAAGCAGGCTTAACCAAGCCGGCTACGGCAAGGAAGGGTCCGGGCTTCTTTTAAACCTCGTATACAACCCCTCCGGAGCCTTTCTCCCGCCCGTGCAGAGCGAGTTGGAGGCCGCCTTCAGGCGCGAGCTTCTGGAGCGCTACGACATAAGCTTTAACGGCCTATTCGTGCTTACGAACATGCCCGTCGGCAGGTTTGCGGACTCTCTTGAAGCCTCGGGCAGCCTCGACGGATACCGGGAGAGCCTTGTATCTTCCTTTAACCCTGTGGCGGCGGAAAATGTCATGTGCCGCACCACGGTCTCTGTCGGCTGGGACGGCTCCCTCTACGACTGCGACTTCAACCAGATGCTCAGGCTCGGGTGCGCGTCCGGCGCGCCCGGCCATATAAGGGAGTTCGACCGGGCCGGGCTCAAGGGGCGGAGGATCGTGACCGGTCCGCACTGCTACGGCTGTACCGCCGGGGCCGGGTCGAGCTGCGGAGGTCAGACCGTTTGA